The proteins below come from a single Kiritimatiellia bacterium genomic window:
- a CDS encoding type II toxin-antitoxin system HicB family antitoxin has translation MKQIKIIVEKHDDGYIAYPLGLKGVVVAEGDTYEQALAEVKSAIKFHLDTFGQDALSDDESPVVEAFVAETGVPA, from the coding sequence ATGAAACAAATCAAAATCATCGTTGAAAAGCATGACGATGGCTATATCGCCTATCCGCTGGGATTAAAGGGCGTTGTGGTAGCCGAAGGGGATACTTACGAACAAGCCCTGGCCGAGGTGAAATCCGCCATTAAATTTCACCTTGACACTTTCGGCCAAGACGCGCTCTCGGATGATGAATCGCCGGTTGTGGAAGCGTTTGTCGCCGAAACAGGAGTGCCCGCCTGA
- a CDS encoding type II toxin-antitoxin system HicA family toxin, which produces MPKFPVDAPKRRVIKALEILGFRMVREREHIAMIRENPDGTKTPLTMPNHSTLKSSTLRSICTQSNIPRPDFLRAYERA; this is translated from the coding sequence ATGCCAAAATTCCCGGTTGATGCTCCCAAGCGTCGGGTCATCAAGGCGCTGGAGATTCTTGGCTTTCGCATGGTTCGGGAGCGGGAACATATTGCCATGATCCGGGAAAATCCGGACGGCACCAAGACGCCGCTAACCATGCCGAATCATTCCACCCTCAAAAGCTCCACGCTCCGTTCTATCTGCACGCAATCCAACATTCCCCGCCCCGACTTTCTGCGGGCGTATGAGCGCGCATGA